A single region of the Bacillota bacterium genome encodes:
- a CDS encoding acyl-CoA dehydrogenase yields MDFALSESQQMIQQMVRDFAQKELAPIAADLDRESRFPHDIIKKMADLDLFALPFSEDYGGTGDGYLAYVIAVEEISRACASTGITYAAHCSIGTGPVYLFGTEEQKEKWVTPCARGQMLAAFGLTEPDAGSDAGGTKTTAVLDNGEWVINGSKCFITNATHAGVVIITAVTEPGQGTRGISSFIVPGNTPGFSVTAPYEKLGLKASDTAEIVLEDVRIPEGNLLGKRGEGFKQFMKVLDGGRISIGALSVGIAQACLDASLEYARERRQFGQPISKFQAIQFKLADMAMAIELSRLGVYRAAWLKDRGLPFTRESAIAKLHASKTAVQAALEAIQIFGGYGYTKEYPVERYLRDAKLMEIGEGTSEIQRLVIARQLGC; encoded by the coding sequence ATGGATTTTGCACTATCTGAAAGCCAGCAGATGATCCAGCAGATGGTCCGCGATTTTGCCCAAAAAGAACTGGCCCCGATTGCTGCCGACCTGGACCGGGAAAGCCGATTTCCCCACGATATCATCAAGAAAATGGCTGATCTGGATCTATTCGCCCTGCCTTTCAGTGAAGACTACGGTGGAACCGGAGATGGTTACCTGGCCTACGTAATTGCTGTAGAAGAGATCTCACGAGCCTGTGCATCAACCGGGATAACCTATGCCGCTCACTGCTCGATTGGAACCGGGCCGGTCTATCTTTTCGGGACTGAAGAACAAAAAGAGAAATGGGTCACACCGTGTGCCCGTGGTCAAATGCTGGCTGCTTTCGGTTTAACAGAGCCGGATGCCGGTTCTGACGCCGGAGGAACAAAGACCACGGCCGTGCTTGACAACGGAGAGTGGGTGATCAATGGCTCCAAGTGTTTTATCACCAATGCCACCCATGCCGGAGTGGTAATTATAACTGCCGTTACCGAACCGGGGCAGGGCACACGGGGAATCAGCTCATTTATTGTGCCCGGCAATACACCCGGTTTTTCGGTCACTGCTCCCTACGAAAAACTTGGCCTCAAAGCATCCGACACAGCGGAGATAGTGCTTGAGGATGTACGTATCCCCGAAGGAAACCTTCTCGGCAAACGGGGTGAAGGCTTTAAACAGTTTATGAAGGTTCTCGACGGGGGCCGAATCAGCATCGGAGCGCTCTCGGTCGGTATCGCCCAAGCCTGTCTCGATGCCTCCCTGGAATATGCCCGGGAAAGGCGGCAGTTCGGTCAACCCATTTCCAAGTTTCAGGCCATCCAGTTCAAACTGGCTGACATGGCCATGGCCATCGAACTATCCCGGCTCGGTGTCTACAGGGCGGCCTGGCTCAAGGACCGGGGACTGCCCTTTACCAGGGAATCTGCTATTGCGAAGCTGCATGCTTCGAAGACCGCTGTTCAGGCAGCGCTGGAAGCGATTCAGATTTTTGGCGGGTACGGCTATACGAAGGAATATCCTGTGGAACGCTATCTGCGGGATGCCAAGCTGATGGAAATTGGCGAGGGTACATCGGAAATTCAGCGCCTGGTTATTGCCCGTCAGCTAGGTTGTTGA
- a CDS encoding Zn-ribbon domain-containing OB-fold protein, whose protein sequence is MQDKVKVSGGTGLSEEDIRSGKIFLTEDSLDCAFAWDTGVAITRYLNELKKGKIIASECRECSRIMLPPRMFCELCFRPSGDWVYVQDTGTVNTFSICHVHWDASRIKEGEKPYLPAVIEIDGASSGMGIMHLLGEVEPDAIKIGMKVKAVWKPEDERTGAITDIKYFKPL, encoded by the coding sequence ATGCAGGATAAAGTAAAAGTCTCCGGCGGAACCGGACTTTCGGAAGAGGATATCCGCTCGGGTAAAATATTTTTAACCGAAGACAGCCTCGATTGCGCATTCGCCTGGGATACCGGCGTGGCGATCACCCGTTATCTGAATGAGCTGAAGAAAGGAAAAATAATCGCTTCAGAATGCCGGGAATGCAGCCGGATCATGCTGCCGCCGCGGATGTTTTGCGAACTCTGCTTCAGACCAAGCGGAGATTGGGTCTATGTTCAGGATACAGGTACAGTCAATACTTTTTCTATCTGTCATGTTCACTGGGATGCCAGCAGAATCAAGGAAGGTGAAAAACCATACCTGCCTGCAGTGATAGAAATTGACGGCGCTTCTTCGGGAATGGGAATCATGCATCTTTTGGGTGAAGTCGAGCCGGATGCTATAAAGATCGGCATGAAGGTAAAAGCGGTCTGGAAACCTGAAGATGAAAGGACCGGCGCTATCACCGATATTAAATACTTTAAACCACTCTAA
- a CDS encoding thiolase domain-containing protein, whose translation MKMRKVAIVGAGLTKFVRRALETPKELSYEATKTALDSCGLRLEDIDCVAHGTAPDAFDGIHQNGEYMVDGCGGWNKPTMRVYVGGATGVHAIVHGWHHVASGMFDTCLVVCEEKMSSAMPHAQGFFLTIFDAITERALHPNLLWIFALEMNRYMNRYGYTKEDMALAAVNNKMNGLKHPASQFRDEVTVEDVLNSEIMAYPVSRLDVSPVSDGAAAVVLAAEPVARRITDKPVWIEGVGWTLDTAYWATRDLYYPRYLDTAARMAYDMAGIREPAKQINIAEPYDPFDYKALHHMEGLQLSPRGKTVELLRDGHFARDGNLPMCPSGGLLGVGNPIAAAGTMKVCELFWQLRGEADERQVPGNPRLGVAQAWGDLMQVSSVVVVGI comes from the coding sequence ATGAAGATGAGAAAAGTTGCAATTGTTGGCGCAGGCCTGACCAAGTTTGTGCGTAGGGCTCTTGAAACACCGAAAGAGCTTTCCTATGAAGCCACCAAAACAGCCCTGGACAGCTGTGGCCTGCGGCTGGAAGATATAGATTGTGTTGCTCATGGTACCGCTCCCGATGCTTTCGACGGAATACATCAGAATGGAGAGTACATGGTTGACGGCTGCGGGGGCTGGAATAAGCCGACCATGCGTGTCTATGTCGGTGGAGCAACAGGAGTACATGCGATAGTTCACGGCTGGCACCATGTAGCTTCCGGCATGTTCGACACCTGCCTGGTAGTCTGCGAGGAGAAGATGTCGAGCGCCATGCCGCATGCCCAGGGTTTTTTCCTGACCATTTTTGATGCGATAACCGAAAGGGCTTTACATCCGAATCTGCTCTGGATCTTTGCCCTTGAGATGAATCGTTACATGAACCGCTACGGCTATACCAAGGAAGATATGGCACTGGCAGCGGTCAATAACAAGATGAACGGATTAAAACACCCTGCTTCGCAGTTCAGGGATGAGGTAACCGTTGAAGACGTATTAAATTCTGAAATAATGGCTTACCCGGTCAGCCGTCTTGACGTCAGCCCAGTTTCCGATGGTGCTGCCGCGGTGGTTCTGGCTGCAGAACCGGTTGCCCGGAGAATAACCGACAAACCAGTCTGGATCGAAGGGGTTGGCTGGACGCTTGATACAGCCTACTGGGCTACCAGGGACCTCTACTATCCACGTTATCTCGATACGGCGGCGAGAATGGCTTATGATATGGCCGGAATCCGCGAACCGGCCAAACAGATCAACATTGCCGAACCTTACGACCCCTTTGATTACAAGGCACTGCACCACATGGAAGGTCTGCAGCTCTCTCCCCGGGGGAAAACTGTAGAACTGCTGCGGGATGGTCACTTTGCCCGTGACGGAAACCTGCCCATGTGCCCTTCGGGCGGTCTGCTGGGTGTGGGCAACCCGATTGCTGCTGCCGGCACAATGAAGGTCTGTGAACTGTTCTGGCAGTTAAGGGGTGAGGCTGACGAACGCCAGGTTCCCGGAAATCCACGGCTGGGTGTTGCCCAGGCCTGGGGAGACCTGATGCAGGTCAGCTCGGTTGTTGTGGTCGGAATATAA
- a CDS encoding PhzF family phenazine biosynthesis protein — protein MSYPLYLVDVFAEMKYAGNQLAVVRNAEKLSANEMQKIALEMNYSETTFILSDEERGGGYDVRIFSLDEELPFAGHPTLGTAYIIQQFVIKREVEVVKLNLTVGQIPVSFSYIDEKPDVLWMKQVEPVFGRVFDSAETATALNITESQIDSRFPIEEVSTGLPFIIVPLKNLDAVRSCRIDRAGCLKLIDKAEAKSILVFSSETYSQDNQLNARMFDDYHGIAEDPATGSANGCLAAYLVKHRYFGTTAIDIRVEQGYEIGRPSLLLLKAEEEAKGVISVNVGGKVIMVARGELV, from the coding sequence GTGAGTTATCCGCTGTACCTGGTTGATGTCTTTGCCGAAATGAAATATGCCGGAAACCAGCTGGCTGTTGTCAGGAATGCCGAAAAACTTTCAGCTAATGAGATGCAGAAGATTGCTTTGGAGATGAATTATTCTGAAACAACTTTCATTCTGTCTGATGAAGAAAGAGGTGGTGGTTATGATGTTCGCATATTTTCCCTGGATGAAGAGCTACCCTTCGCCGGACATCCCACTCTTGGCACCGCTTATATAATTCAGCAGTTTGTTATAAAAAGAGAAGTTGAGGTAGTTAAACTGAACCTTACGGTGGGACAAATTCCGGTAAGCTTTAGTTATATTGATGAAAAGCCTGATGTGTTATGGATGAAACAGGTTGAGCCCGTGTTCGGACGGGTATTTGATTCTGCCGAAACTGCCACCGCGCTGAATATTACAGAGAGCCAGATTGACAGCAGGTTTCCCATCGAAGAAGTCTCCACCGGTCTGCCTTTTATCATCGTTCCCTTAAAAAACCTGGATGCTGTCCGCTCCTGCCGGATTGACCGGGCGGGCTGCCTGAAACTGATCGACAAGGCCGAGGCAAAATCGATCCTTGTATTCTCTTCCGAAACTTACTCACAGGATAATCAACTGAATGCCCGCATGTTTGATGATTATCACGGTATTGCCGAAGACCCTGCTACCGGAAGCGCCAACGGTTGTTTAGCGGCCTATCTGGTTAAGCACCGTTACTTTGGCACTACTGCTATTGATATCAGGGTGGAGCAGGGCTATGAAATAGGACGCCCCTCACTTCTCCTCCTGAAAGCGGAGGAAGAGGCAAAGGGCGTGAT
- a CDS encoding acetyl-CoA acetyltransferase: MSKRVAIVGIGYAGFRTTSSDISYREMIFEAATKCYEDAGGIHPHDIDSFVASSEDFMEGISIADEYVPDQLGAVLKPVQSIAGDSLQGLASAVMQIKTGKLNVVATSAFSKVSNLSHYENVEAYATDPVYVRPFQEHPAYLAGLEMNRYLYESGTTREQCAAVVVKNKYNALDNPRAAYGAKISIDDILGAPDLSSPLGIHDASGHLDGAVVLLLATEEKALRMTDKPIWIKGIGWGTDTPNLDSRLEGFGAAIYARLAAKQAYAMAGITAPYSELDIAEVDDTFSYKQLQHLEALNICGPGEAGKLLELGCFDAAGDLPVNISGGSLGVGYLHEANGLHRVLETALQLRGEAGKKQLPDVETGLAFAWRGIPTATGTAVILGRRP, from the coding sequence ATGAGCAAGCGTGTGGCCATTGTGGGAATTGGTTATGCCGGCTTCCGAACTACTTCATCGGACATTTCATACCGTGAAATGATTTTTGAAGCCGCTACCAAATGTTATGAAGATGCCGGAGGGATACACCCTCATGATATTGACTCTTTTGTCGCATCTTCGGAAGATTTTATGGAAGGAATCAGTATCGCTGATGAGTATGTTCCAGACCAGCTAGGGGCAGTGCTCAAACCGGTGCAGAGCATCGCCGGAGACAGCCTTCAGGGACTGGCTTCAGCGGTGATGCAGATTAAAACCGGAAAACTTAATGTGGTCGCCACATCCGCATTTTCCAAGGTCTCCAACCTTTCGCATTATGAAAATGTTGAAGCATACGCCACCGACCCGGTTTATGTCAGGCCGTTTCAGGAGCATCCGGCTTACCTGGCCGGTCTGGAAATGAACCGTTATCTGTATGAAAGCGGGACAACCAGGGAACAATGTGCAGCCGTGGTTGTAAAAAACAAATATAACGCACTGGATAATCCGCGTGCCGCCTATGGCGCAAAAATTTCGATCGATGACATTCTGGGTGCTCCCGACCTGAGCAGTCCGCTCGGCATCCACGACGCGAGCGGTCACCTTGATGGAGCTGTTGTTCTCCTGCTTGCTACCGAGGAGAAAGCTTTAAGGATGACAGATAAGCCGATCTGGATAAAAGGAATCGGCTGGGGCACCGACACTCCCAATCTCGACTCGCGCCTTGAAGGTTTCGGTGCAGCCATCTATGCCCGGCTGGCGGCAAAGCAGGCCTATGCCATGGCCGGCATCACAGCGCCTTACAGCGAATTAGATATTGCCGAAGTTGACGATACCTTTTCATATAAACAGCTTCAGCACCTGGAAGCCCTGAATATCTGCGGACCCGGAGAGGCTGGCAAGCTTCTGGAACTGGGCTGTTTTGATGCAGCAGGCGACCTGCCGGTTAATATTTCCGGAGGGAGCCTTGGTGTGGGTTACCTTCACGAAGCCAACGGACTGCACCGGGTTCTGGAAACGGCGCTTCAGCTGCGCGGCGAGGCCGGAAAAAAACAGCTGCCTGATGTTGAAACCGGGCTGGCCTTTGCCTGGCGCGGTATACCGACTGCCACCGGCACTGCTGTCATCCTGGGCCGCAGGCCATAA